In a genomic window of Corvus hawaiiensis isolate bCorHaw1 chromosome Z, bCorHaw1.pri.cur, whole genome shotgun sequence:
- the LOX gene encoding protein-lysine 6-oxidase isoform X1, which produces MRFAPPGLLLAQLHACIYWSCLWPAGCQQQPPRRDPPPPPAAWRQRIQWENNGQVYSLLSLGSQYQPPRRRQAAEAAGSPILLLRNNGTVLPRRAAARAAAAQPQPQPQPAAGSRGGSGARRWFQAGYQASSGGRAAAAQRSPAAATAAARSASSGAPRPSAPASPAGGTGTDGNGSSTGVGSLPPLGSFRPGREDVMVGDDPYNPYKYTDDNPYYNYYDTYERPRQGSRYRPGYGTGYFQYGLPDLVPDPYYIQASTYVQRMSMYNLRCAAEENCLASSAYRADVRDYDNRVLLRFPQRVKNQGTSDFLPSRPRYSWEWHSCHQHYHSMDEFSHYDLLDASSHRKVAEGHKASFCLEDTSCDYGYYRRYACTAHTQGLSPGCYDTYNADIDCQWIDITDVQPGNYILKVSVNPSYLVPESDYSNNIVRCDIRYTGHHAYASGCTISPY; this is translated from the exons ATGCGTTTCGCGCCGCCGGGGCTCCTGCTCGCCCAGCTTCACGCGTGCATCTACTGGAGCTGCCTCTGGCCCGccggctgccagcagcagccgccgcgCCGGGatcccccgccgccccccgccgcctgGAGGCAGCGGATCCAGTGGGAGAACAACGGGCAGGTGTACAGCCTGCTCAGCCTGGGCTCCCAGTACCAGCCCCCGCGGCGCAGGCaggcggcggaggcggcgggcagccccatcctgctgctgaggAACAACGGCACGGTGCTGCCGCGGagagccgccgcccgcgccgccgccgcgcagccccagccccagccccagcccgccGCCGGCAGCCGGGGCGGCTCCGGCGCTCGGCGCTGGTTCCAGGCCGGCTACCAGGCTTCCTCCGGGGgtcgcgccgccgccgcgcagcGGAGCCCAGCGGCCGCCACCGCCGCGGCCCGGAGCGCCTCCTCGGGGGCGCCGAGACCCAGcgcccccgccagccccgccggcggcaccggcaccgacGGCAACGGCAGCAGCACCGGGGTCGGCAGCCTGCCGCCCCTGGGCAGCTTCAGGCCCGGCCGGGAAGATGTCATGGTAGGAGACGACCCCTACAACCCTTACAAGTACACGGACGATAACCCCTACTACAACTACTACGACACCTACGAGAGGCCCCGCCAGGGCAGCAGGTACAGACCCGGCTATGGCACCGGCTACTTCCAGTACG GTCTCCCTGACTTAGTCCCAGATCCCTATTACATCCAGGCGTCCACATACGTCCAGAGGATGTCCATGTATAACTTGAGATGTGCTGCTGAGGAGAACTGCTTGGCAAG TTCAGCTTATCGAGCAGATGTTAGAGACTATGACAATCGGGTGCTCCTGAGATTCCCCCAAAGAGTGAAAAATCAAGGCACATCGGATTTTCTGCCCAGCAGACCCCGTTATTCATGGGAGTGGCACAGCTGTCACCA ACATTATCACAGCATGGATGAATTCAGCCACTATGACTTGTTGGATGCGAGCTCACATAGAAAAGTTGCTGAAGGACACAAAGCAAGTTTCTGCCTTGAAGATACTTCCTGTGATTATGGATATTACAGGCGGTATGCATGCACAGCACACACGCAG GGTCTGAGCCCTGGCTGCTACGACACTTACAATGCTGACATAGATTGCCAGTGGATTGATATTACTGATGTACAACCTGGAAATTATATTCTGAAG GTGAGTGTGAACCCCAGCTACCTGGTGCCTGAAT
- the LOX gene encoding protein-lysine 6-oxidase isoform X2, translating to MRFAPPGLLLAQLHACIYWSCLWPAGCQQQPPRRDPPPPPAAWRQRIQWENNGQVYSLLSLGSQYQPPRRRQAAEAAGSPILLLRNNGTVLPRRAAARAAAAQPQPQPQPAAGSRGGSGARRWFQAGYQASSGGRAAAAQRSPAAATAAARSASSGAPRPSAPASPAGGTGTDGNGSSTGVGSLPPLGSFRPGREDVMVGDDPYNPYKYTDDNPYYNYYDTYERPRQGSRYRPGYGTGYFQYGLPDLVPDPYYIQASTYVQRMSMYNLRCAAEENCLASSAYRADVRDYDNRVLLRFPQRVKNQGTSDFLPSRPRYSWEWHSCHQHYHSMDEFSHYDLLDASSHRKVAEGHKASFCLEDTSCDYGYYRRYACTAHTQGLSPGCYDTYNADIDCQWIDITDVQPGNYILKVSVNPSYLVPESDYSNNIVRCDIRYTGHHAYASGCTISP from the exons ATGCGTTTCGCGCCGCCGGGGCTCCTGCTCGCCCAGCTTCACGCGTGCATCTACTGGAGCTGCCTCTGGCCCGccggctgccagcagcagccgccgcgCCGGGatcccccgccgccccccgccgcctgGAGGCAGCGGATCCAGTGGGAGAACAACGGGCAGGTGTACAGCCTGCTCAGCCTGGGCTCCCAGTACCAGCCCCCGCGGCGCAGGCaggcggcggaggcggcgggcagccccatcctgctgctgaggAACAACGGCACGGTGCTGCCGCGGagagccgccgcccgcgccgccgccgcgcagccccagccccagccccagcccgccGCCGGCAGCCGGGGCGGCTCCGGCGCTCGGCGCTGGTTCCAGGCCGGCTACCAGGCTTCCTCCGGGGgtcgcgccgccgccgcgcagcGGAGCCCAGCGGCCGCCACCGCCGCGGCCCGGAGCGCCTCCTCGGGGGCGCCGAGACCCAGcgcccccgccagccccgccggcggcaccggcaccgacGGCAACGGCAGCAGCACCGGGGTCGGCAGCCTGCCGCCCCTGGGCAGCTTCAGGCCCGGCCGGGAAGATGTCATGGTAGGAGACGACCCCTACAACCCTTACAAGTACACGGACGATAACCCCTACTACAACTACTACGACACCTACGAGAGGCCCCGCCAGGGCAGCAGGTACAGACCCGGCTATGGCACCGGCTACTTCCAGTACG GTCTCCCTGACTTAGTCCCAGATCCCTATTACATCCAGGCGTCCACATACGTCCAGAGGATGTCCATGTATAACTTGAGATGTGCTGCTGAGGAGAACTGCTTGGCAAG TTCAGCTTATCGAGCAGATGTTAGAGACTATGACAATCGGGTGCTCCTGAGATTCCCCCAAAGAGTGAAAAATCAAGGCACATCGGATTTTCTGCCCAGCAGACCCCGTTATTCATGGGAGTGGCACAGCTGTCACCA ACATTATCACAGCATGGATGAATTCAGCCACTATGACTTGTTGGATGCGAGCTCACATAGAAAAGTTGCTGAAGGACACAAAGCAAGTTTCTGCCTTGAAGATACTTCCTGTGATTATGGATATTACAGGCGGTATGCATGCACAGCACACACGCAG GGTCTGAGCCCTGGCTGCTACGACACTTACAATGCTGACATAGATTGCCAGTGGATTGATATTACTGATGTACAACCTGGAAATTATATTCTGAAG GTGAGTGTGAACCCCAGCTACCTGGTGCCTGAAT